From one Streptomyces sp. N50 genomic stretch:
- a CDS encoding ArnT family glycosyltransferase, which yields MSNHAHIRPAPAASVHDGSRASASTSVRALPAWAAPAALGAVLVVAAVLYGWALNSLGWGNSYYSAAVKSMGKNWTNFLFGSFDPAGVITVDKPPAALWPQVISSKIFGLHGWALILPQLLEGVAGVLVLHRTVRRWAGEAAALVAALVLTLTPITVAINRDNNPDTLLVLLLVSAAYALTRALQAEGRAATWWLCASGFLIGCGFLTKMLAAWMVVPAFAVAWLVGGSGAWIPRVRRLLGAGAILAASSLWWVAMVALWPGDRPYIGGSKDGSAWDLVIGYNGLGRVFGSSDGTPQGMGGGAGGGFGGQAGLTRLFADQVGGQISWLLPVSALALAVAVACAVLRRRGRVSDSALLPASGWLLWGTWLVVCAAVFSTQKGIFHPYYTTQLAPAIAALCGGLVAALIRAHRAGLRWAPQVGAAAVVVSVAWAVVLVRREPDWNGWLVWPVLLVGCAAVVLLVLSRRRGRLLTVAGCAAVASVLVAPGAWAVTVPGSTSMGGSNPTAGPLTLGFGGGGGMPRQGSNGGGLPSGMPSGMPSNMPGLPGGGTSSGQTAEPPSGGMPSGMPTGGANGMPGAPGGAGSNDRGTSSFPGGGSGRPPGGGGGFGNGKLTADQRKILQYAVKQAPDARIKLAVEGGALSASSFILGTDETVIGMGGFTNSDNAPSVDQLEKWTKNGELRYILGSDTNGGGMPGPAGGYTKQRSDWIADHCTKVPASAYGGTSGTSSQNNGGAAMGLGGSDVLYDCAAK from the coding sequence ATGAGCAACCACGCGCACATCAGGCCCGCACCAGCGGCATCGGTACACGACGGGTCACGTGCGAGCGCGAGTACGTCCGTCCGCGCGCTCCCCGCCTGGGCGGCACCCGCGGCACTCGGAGCCGTCCTCGTCGTCGCGGCCGTTCTCTACGGCTGGGCGCTGAACTCCCTTGGCTGGGGCAACAGTTACTACTCGGCGGCCGTGAAGTCGATGGGGAAGAACTGGACCAACTTCCTCTTCGGCTCCTTCGACCCGGCTGGCGTGATCACGGTCGACAAGCCGCCGGCCGCGCTGTGGCCGCAGGTGATCAGCAGCAAGATCTTCGGACTGCACGGCTGGGCGCTGATCCTGCCGCAGCTGCTCGAAGGCGTGGCCGGGGTGCTGGTGCTGCACCGCACCGTGCGCCGCTGGGCGGGGGAGGCGGCGGCGCTGGTCGCGGCTCTGGTGCTCACACTGACGCCGATCACCGTGGCCATCAACCGGGACAACAACCCGGACACGCTGCTGGTGCTCCTGCTGGTGTCGGCGGCGTACGCACTCACCCGCGCGTTGCAGGCCGAGGGCCGGGCCGCGACCTGGTGGCTGTGCGCGAGCGGGTTTCTGATCGGGTGCGGATTCCTCACCAAAATGCTCGCCGCCTGGATGGTCGTTCCCGCGTTCGCCGTCGCCTGGCTCGTGGGAGGAAGCGGCGCCTGGATACCGCGAGTGCGGCGTCTGCTGGGCGCGGGGGCCATCCTGGCGGCGTCCTCTCTGTGGTGGGTCGCCATGGTGGCCCTGTGGCCGGGCGACCGACCGTACATCGGCGGCAGCAAGGACGGCTCGGCCTGGGATCTGGTGATCGGCTACAACGGGCTGGGCAGGGTCTTCGGTTCCAGCGACGGAACGCCGCAGGGGATGGGCGGCGGCGCAGGCGGTGGCTTCGGCGGCCAAGCGGGCCTGACCCGTTTGTTCGCCGACCAAGTGGGCGGTCAGATCAGCTGGTTGCTGCCGGTCAGCGCGCTGGCTCTCGCGGTCGCGGTCGCCTGCGCGGTACTGCGCCGGCGTGGCCGGGTGTCCGACTCCGCCTTGCTGCCGGCCTCCGGCTGGCTGCTGTGGGGGACCTGGCTGGTGGTCTGCGCGGCGGTGTTCTCGACCCAGAAGGGCATCTTCCACCCGTACTACACCACTCAACTGGCCCCGGCCATCGCGGCGTTGTGCGGCGGGCTGGTGGCCGCCCTCATCCGTGCCCATCGCGCCGGTCTGAGGTGGGCGCCTCAGGTGGGCGCCGCCGCGGTCGTGGTGAGTGTGGCCTGGGCCGTGGTGCTGGTCCGCCGTGAGCCCGACTGGAACGGCTGGCTGGTGTGGCCCGTGCTCTTGGTCGGTTGCGCGGCGGTCGTCCTGCTGGTGCTGTCACGACGCCGTGGCCGACTGCTGACGGTCGCCGGCTGCGCCGCGGTCGCATCGGTTCTGGTGGCACCGGGCGCGTGGGCGGTGACCGTTCCCGGCTCGACGAGCATGGGGGGCTCCAACCCGACGGCCGGTCCGCTGACGCTCGGATTCGGCGGAGGCGGTGGCATGCCCCGGCAGGGTTCGAACGGCGGAGGCCTTCCCTCGGGCATGCCGTCCGGGATGCCGTCGAACATGCCGGGTCTCCCGGGCGGTGGTACCTCCTCGGGGCAGACCGCTGAACCGCCCTCCGGTGGAATGCCGTCCGGCATGCCCACAGGGGGAGCCAACGGTATGCCCGGTGCACCGGGGGGAGCGGGCTCGAACGACCGCGGCACGTCGTCGTTCCCGGGCGGCGGCTCGGGACGGCCCCCGGGCGGGGGCGGCGGCTTCGGCAACGGGAAACTCACCGCCGATCAGCGCAAGATCCTTCAGTACGCCGTCAAGCAGGCGCCCGACGCCCGCATCAAGCTCGCCGTCGAAGGCGGTGCCCTGTCCGCCAGTAGCTTCATCCTGGGCACCGACGAGACCGTGATCGGCATGGGCGGCTTCACCAACAGCGACAACGCACCGTCGGTGGACCAGCTGGAGAAGTGGACCAAGAACGGCGAACTACGCTACATCCTGGGCTCCGACACGAACGGCGGCGGCATGCCGGGCCCGGCCGGCGGATACACCAAGCAGCGCTCCGACTGGATCGCCGACCACTGCACCAAGGTTCCGGCGTCGGCATACGGTGGCACCTCCGGTACGTCGTCGCAGAACAACGGCGGCGCTGCGATGGGATTGGGAGGAAGCGACGTGCTTTACGACTGCGCCGCCAAGTAG